AAGAAAGTGCTGCGTTAAAAACTGACTATTCAGAAAGTGCTGCTGTACATAACGAAATGAATAGTAGCTTAAAAAATGATAAAGAAAAAACGCCTCCAAACTGCCCTCTCACCGAGCGTTTCAGTCAGGCTCAAAAATTCCAGCAACCTTTTATCGACCATGATCATAGTATAAAGCGACACCCAAGCAGCGGTGCAGCAGTGTCAATCGACTATAGCGTAACGCCTGTTACTTATCAGCAGCAGGCTTATTTTATTATTGAAATGTGGGGTAAAGACCGTCAAAGCCGTATCTCAGAAGAACAACGGCAACAGCAGCAATATGAGGTCGCCCGTCATATGCTGCGTTCGGTCGCCCATGAGGTAAAAAACCCATTAGCAGGGATTCGCGGTGCTGCGCAATTATTACAAAGGCAATTTATCAAATTTAGTGACATCTTTACTCTTAGCAACCATAATCCAGTCCTTACTAATATTACCGAACCAACTAGTGATAAAACCCTGATAAAAACCGCTGAAAAGCTGCGTAGCTACACCGATATTATCATCTCAGAGACCGACCGCTTGACCCAGCTCGTTGGCCAACTTCTTGGTTCCAACCAACTGCCAAATTGGCAAGCGGTCAATATTCATGAGCCACTAGAGCATGTTTTATCTTTAGTAGCTCATCAATATCCGCAAGTCACTTTAATAAGAGATTACGACTTATCTTTACCTGAGCTGGATGCGGATAAAGATCAGTTGATCCAAATATTTTTAAACCTAGTGAACAATGCTTGTGAAGCGATGACTGACTATCAACAAACGCTCAAAACAACAAACACTACCGCTCAAGCACTAAATGCACAGCCAGACAGCCATTATAAGCCGCACTTGCACATTCAAACGCGCGTTGCCTTTCAGCATACCATCGGCAGTCAGCAACATAGACAAATGCTACAAGTCGCCATCACCGATAATGGCCCAGGGATTGATCCTGCACTCATTGGACAAGTATTTTTCCCAATGGTCACCAGCCGTGCCTCAGGCACAGGACTAGGGTTGTCTATCGTTCAAGATATCATCAGCCGCCATCATGGTATGATTGAGGTCAGCTCCATTCAACTTGAAAACTCTAGTCAGAATAGGCAAACGCACTTTACGCTGTATTTGCCTTTTAGACAGCCAGCGCTTAACACGTAAAAATCACAGCTAAACAAAAAAACGATCTGAAACACTTGCTCATTAGGCCTGATATATGACTGAATATAACGAAAACCCTGCGACTTTATGGCTAATTGATGACGATGCGGCATTGCGATTAGTGCTAGCCGACACCTTTGAAGATGCTGGTTTTACTGTAATTAGCTTTACCCAAGCACAGGCAGCTTGGACGCAGCTCAATGATGTCTTACAGCACGAATCAGCGACGCAGCTGCCTGATGTGATATTGACTGACATCCGTATGCCGATGATGGATGGCTTATCCTTTAGTGAATGGGTGCAGAAGCACTTCCCTCAACTGCCTATCGTTATTATGACTGCCCACTCAGACCTCACCTCTGCTATCAGTAGCTATCAGACAGGGGCATTTGAATATCTACCCAAACCCTTTGATCTAGATGATGCGGTTGCGACGATTTATAAGGCCATCAATTATCAGCCGGACTTACAAACAAGTGACAAGCAAGCCGAAACCGATGTCATAGCTCAGGCAGAAAAAGATCGCAAGCTGAATCCAAAAGCAAAACCAACCAATAGCTCTGACCATGCGATTGAAGATAAGAATTCAATAAAAGATAAAACGACTAAGAGTACTAACAATAACCCCAACGGCATTATTGGACAGTCGCAGGCCATGCAAACGGTCTTTCGAGCAATTGGAAGATTGGCACACTCTCCTATCACTGTTCTCATTACTGGTGAATCTGGAACTGGCAAAGAGCTGGTCGCCAGTGCCTTACATCAGCACTCACCAAGGCAGCAAGAGCCCTTTATCGCGCTCAATATGGCGGCCATTCCACATGACTTAATTGAGTCTGAGCTATTCGGGCACGAAAAAGGCGCTTTTACAGGCGCTACTACGCGCAGGCAAGGCCGCTTTGAGCAAGCAGACGGCGGTACGCTATTTTTAGATGAAATCGGTGATATGCCCTTTAGTACGCAGACCCGCCTGCTACGAGTACTGGCAAATGGTGAGTTCTATCGAGTTGGTGGTCAACAGCCCATCAAGGTTGATGTGCGTATCATCGCGGCCACTCATCAAAACCTAGAGCATCTCGTACAGCAAGGAAAGTTCCGCGAAGATTTATTTTATCGTCTCAACGTTATTCGTCTGCCTTTACCACCGCTACGCGCTCGCCGTGAGGACATTCCCGCACTTAGCATTCACTTTATGCAGCGCGCCGCTGAGCAAATGAACACCGCACCCAAACAGCTACATCCTGAAGCGCTACGTCTCATGCAAACCTTTGACTGGCGAGGCAACGTGCGCCAACTCGAAAACGTCTGCTTATGGCTGACGGTCATGGCAACGGGAGATACGGTCTTGATTGAAGACTTGCCACCTGAGCTATTGGCTAATACCCATCATCCTTTACAGCAACTTTCTGACCAACAATTATCTTTACAGCAGCAATCAGATCAGCCTTATGATGACTCTTATCATCATGACCTAATGCAGCCGTTAGAGTCTATCTCCCACTCGGTTGCTGCATTAACGTGGCAAGAAGCGCTGGCTATCTGGGCGACAGAATCGCTACAAGCAGGCGCAACCGATATCTTACAAACAGCGACACCTGAGTTTGAACGTGTACTACTCAATGCAGCACTGACTCACAGTGGCGGTAAAAAGATTGCCGCAGCCAATCTATTAGGCTGGGGACGCAACACCTTAACCCGTAAATTACAGCAACTAGATATTGACTTATCAAACAAACAATCAGATAAATAAGTAAGAGCTTTATTTGATATGAAAAAGCTCTTTTAAAAAATTCATAAATATCATGTACTTATATAGGATAATGCAAAAATTAACGATTAGTTTGAAATTAAACGCAAAAAGGGCTTGCCAAACCCCTGAAACCCTATATAATAGCCAACCACTGAGACGCACTACCGAATCAGTTATTTATCTTGATGGTGTTTGAATTTAAACGCTTTTGATGATAGAGTAACGAAAATGGGGATGTGGCGGAATTGGTAGACGCACCAGATTTAGGTTCTGGCGCCGAAAGGTGTGAGAGTTCGAGTCTCTCCATCCCCACCATTTTCGGATAGTTCATCTTAGACCAAATATTAAAACCCACTAGTTAGTGGGTTTTTTATTGCCTAAAATTTGAGTGGTTTGTTATCGTTGATTCACTTTAAAACGGATATAGTGCTAAAACTCTAGTTAGTCTTACTTTACTCAGTATTAAAGGCTGTCTAACACCTGGACTGGAAACGTAACCACATCAAAGGCTAATGCAAACGGTAATAAGACCAGCTTCTCGGCACCACTTCTACCACTACGAGAGACCTCTTTCTGCGTTGACTCGCTATAAAAACTTACAGTATAAGGTTTTGTCAGCGCTTTATATTTGGCTTGTATCAAGTTCAAATTACTAACCTGTGGGTAGATGGCACCTTTGATCGGAACACTAAAACAGAACCGCTGAGCGTTGATGCGCTGATCACTAGCCGTGGTACATTCTTTACCGCCGTTTTGTAAAAAGAACTGATAATCAGACCGCTCAAACTCATCTTTGAGTTTTGCATAAGACAACTTCATCTCACCTTGAAAATATCCGTCATTTTTTGGCGAGTAAAAGCTCATCTCGTTATCGACCTGAATATTCTTTGGTGTCAGATTGGTGAGTAAACTCACCATCTCCGTCCCGCCCTGAGTCAGTACATAACTGTTTTTTTCACCCACAATGACCATCGTACTGTTTGGCATATTGGCTATCGGCTGTGCTGGACGACCAAAGGCAACAATTTGATCTTCAGATAGAATTTGCTTTACTGTCTTTGAGCTGACCTGTCTGTCACTACTCTCTAACAATGAGCTGGTCGCACAGCCTGAAACGGCTATCATCGCAGCCATTGAAGCACCAACGACAAATGACTGCACAAATGGCTTTGATATGAGAGGCTTGGTACTTTTTACCTCGCCACTCTCATTGCGTGCTTTATTATTATCAGCAACATTATTGCTACCTCTTGTCATAATCAACTTTCCTTGTATACAGTATTTAATTAGCTCACTAGTTACTCGTCCACCTACAAGAGCATATTAGAGTAAGCAGAGATTGTTTCACTCATTATTGCCATCTAACAATTATCATGTCATTTATGATGATAGCGTAATTAATATAAAAATCATACAGCCGCTTATCTTTGGCAAAATCATCAGACATAAAAAAACCTCAAGTAAATCAATACTTGAGGCGAAATTTAGTTAAGTAATAAAACATATTTAGCGATGGTTTGCTTGTTTTATACAAAGACTTTTATTTGATGTCAGCATCCGTTAGACCTAATGCATCATCGATACGGTTTTTGATAGACAAGATTGCAGGATCTTGCTCTACTAGCTTGTCACCGACCACATAGCGAACCAATTTAAGCGCTTCGATACGTTTGTCCTTGGTTGTTAATAGTTTGCTTAAGGACTGTATAGAGTCATCTTCCGCAAAACGCACGATAATCGTCTGAGTATGTATCATAGATGCCAAATCAGCTTTTAATATATTGGCAAACGGCTCTCGCTGAGTAAGCACTTCCGTCAATCGCATCAGCTGATCACGATCTATATTGTTATCAGCAACAATATTACCTAAGATCAGCATCCGTACTACCGCTTCATTAAAACCGCCTTTGGTGATTTTGGCTAATGCCTCATCTACTGTTGGCAAATCCTGCAACTCGTCTTTATCTAAAAGACGACGCGAGCCTACGGCTTTACCATACTGACGGAACCACGGCATTGACCATATACTAAAGAACAGGCTCTCAGTATATCGACCATGCCAATCTCGCCAAAAATCAAGTGTCATTCTCGTACTGTCCATAAACATCTTTTCTATCTGCAAGAAAAGATTGTCCTGCTGAAGAGATTCAATGGCTGGTAGTCTCACTCTGCCATAAAAATCAGATGGATCGTACGATTCTTTGTTGGCTTGTACAGGAACGAAACTTTCACTTTGGTTTTTTTCGATATTACCCGTGATCATTTGGTTCAATTGACTGGCCGCAACTGCTAATGGGTTTTTGCTACTCCATGTACTTCTCTGGAGCCTCAGCGGATGCATGGTGCGCAGAAACTGAGCAGAAGTCTCATTACTCATGGCTTTGACCAATGGACGCAAATTATGCTCATAAGCTTGCGTCTGAGACATAGAGTAGCGATGTACCGCCTTAAATGCCTCCTCATCCGTACGATTTGCCCCTATCGCTTCACTCAAATCTTCGAAGGTTCGACGCTTTAAGTCAACCGTAAAGGTTTTTTCTTTGCCAGACCCTTCATAGTTGTCAATTTCCATCTCATACAAACCAGGTGGTAAAACTTCAATCATATCCATGATTGAGGCAATACCTGTATGCTCATTATTAGCAATTTTTGAGCTGACAAAGATACCCAAATGACCTACTTGTTCATGAATCATATAGATGATGCGTTGACCGCACACTTCTACATCTTTTTCATCACTATAGGCATCCAAAATCCAAGACAATGCCTGTTGCGGTGGGGTAATATCATCACCATGTGAGGCAAAAGCTATAATCGGCGCTTTGATATGACGCAAGTCAATATTCACGCCTTTTTCTAGCTGGGCAGTATTTCGAGCAATACGATTACCAATGAAGATGTTTTCTACAATCCACTGAATCTCTTGCTCATTCATTAAGAAAAAGCCACCCCACCAGCGCTCAAAATCAAGAAAACGCTGACGGTTGGCCTGTGGGTTTTTGTACAAGTCGTAATATTTACCCACATAGTTCCGATAAGGAGTCATCTGTTCAAAATTATGAACAAGCGCTGCTCCATCAAACACCCCATTGTTCATATCAGCACTAAGCATGGATAACCACGTACCGCCATTGACCCCTGCTTTATAACGCATTGGGTTAACGCCAACCTCTCCACTCCACGCAGATACAGGCGCACCGTTTAGGATAATAGGGCCCTTTATGTCTGCATTAGTTGCGGCCAATATAAGTGCAGCCCAGCCACCCTGACAGTTACCAATGATGACAGGCGCATCTGAATCTGGATGTCTTTTTGCTACTTCACGGGCGAACTTCCCTTCCGCATATGTAACGTCAGCAATGGTCTGTGTCGGCTCTGGCAGACGCTTAAACGCCACAAAGTACACAGGGTGACCCTGATTGAGTGCAACACCGACCTGACTTTCATGTTTAAAGCCACCGATACCAGCACCATGCCCCGCTCTAGGATCGATAATGATATAAGGACGCTTACTATCGTTAGTGATGATCCCTGCAGGTGGAACGATTCTCAGCAATACATAGTTACAAGGGCGTTCAAATTCGCTCGCATCCATGATTACGTCATAGTCATAGTCTAACACTGGTGGGCAACCAGCACTTTCATGTTCAAGAAAGACATCGCCGCGCTCTCTGAGTACATCGACTGTTTGCAACAGGCGCTTACTACTATCTGTGCTATAACTCAGCCACTCTTTCCATAATCTGTCAGGTGTATAGGCTTTTTTAAAGCTATCAGTAATGTCCTTAGTGTTTTGACTCAGCGTTTGCACATTTTCTTGTATTTGCTGATGGTTTTGCTGTTGATGTCTTGAAGTGACATCCAATATCAAACTACTACTTTCTGCTTTGTAGCGATTGCGCAGAGAGTATTCGTCGATAGTACTTTCACTCTTGTAAAATTGATGCTTTAGCATATCTTGAAGATTTGGTATCGAACCTGTGACTCTATGACGTGGGTTTTTGCGGCTTAACCAAACTTCGGCTTTGTCTGAATGCTCAATATTTTCTTCGATGATATCTGACATAGGTTTTTCCAGTTTTGATTTGAGAGTGGTACTTCATATTAAGTATATATTGGTTTCAATCTTGAGATTTAATACTAAATATTAATACAAACGTTTAGATATTGAAAATGGTTTAGATATTGAAAATTGTAGTGATAGGTCAAAAAGGGGCTATTTACCGCCCCTTTTTAATAGTAAATAAAATGAATAATACACGCTAAATACTAGCCGCATTTAGAGCTTCATCGGCTCTAACCTTCACATACTCTCCAGGCGCGTCACTCAGTACTTGCCAGTCTTTACCCTTATGATCGATACCAGGTTGTCTACTATCTACCTTACCTGCGCTATGTTTTTTGATCCATTCTCTCCAATGTAGCCACCAGCTCTTATCATGCTTTTGGGCATTGGCATACCATTCATCAGGGTCTGCGACATAATCTTCATTGGTATAAAAACCGTATTTACCTGTAGGTGGGTTAATGATACCGGCAATGTGCCCTGATTCACCAAGCACAAAAGTCACGTCACCGCCAAGCACTTGCGTGGATGGATAACTTCCCTTCCACTTAGCGATATGATCTTGCAAGGTTGCTATAACATAGATTGGGGTCTTCACTTTTGATAGATCAATCTTAATACCATCAAACTCAAGCTCACCTTTTTGGATCAGCTTATTACCTTGATACAGCTCACGTAATATAAAGCGGTGTGAGGCGGCAGTTACGTTGGTAGCATCAGAGTTCCAATACAAGAGATCAAAAGGCATAGGGCGCTCACCTTTTAGATAGTTTTGTATATAATAGTTCCAATAGAGGCTATTTTCACGTAGCAAACTAAAAGCCAAACCCATCATACGCCCATCGAGAACCCCTTGTTTATCTTCTACTTCCTCAAGGGTATTGATCATACGCTCATCGATAAACACTCCAATCTCGCCTGGATCGCTAAAGTCAAATAACGTTGCCCAAAAGGTAGCACTAGCGATACGATCAGCTTGATCATTTTCGTTTAACCAAGATAGGGTCAGTGCCAGTAGATCACCACCGATACAATAACCGATGGTATTGGCATCAGGCTCACCAGTAATCTCTTTGACAACGTCCAAAGCAGTCAATAAGCCCTCGTGCATATAGGTTTCCATACCCACATCCTTATAGGCAGGAGTAGGATTGACCCATGACATAATAAACACACTATGCCCTTCCTCTAGTGCCCAGCGTATATAAGAGTTTTTTTCCTTAAGATCCATGATATAAAACTTATTAATCCATGGCGGCACGATCAATAAAGGACGCTTATTCACTTTGTCTGTGGTCGGGGTATATTGAATCAGCTCAAATATGCGATTGCGGAATACCACTTTGCCAGGTGTGGTGGCGATATTCTCTCCAAGCTCAAAAGCATCATTATCCGTCATACTGATGCTAAGCATCTGTGAGCTATTTTCCATATCTTCAGTCAGCTGCTTGAGACCTCTGACTAGGTTTTGTCCCTTAGACTCCATGGTCAAGCGCAGCAATTCAGGGTTGCTCCATAGGAAATTACTTGGTGCAATGGCATTTAGAAGCTGACGAGTAAAAAAGGACAGACGTTGTCGGGTTTTCTCATCCACACCTTCAGTATCATCAATGGTTTGCATGATATTGTTGACGGTCAAAAGGTAGCTTTGTTTTAGGTAATCAAACATAGGGTTGTTTGACCAATCTTCATCGGTAAAGCGTCTATCACCTCTTTCTGGCGTGATCACAGGATCTGTTTGATTGCCTGAGGCTTTCATTAAAGCTTGTTGATACAATTCAAACTGTTGCTTCCAAAGCTTTGCTTGCTGCTCAGCTAACACTGTAGGACTTTCTTCTGTCACACCAGTGGTAAAATGTTGCCAGCCATCTATTAGATTCAGCATCACTGATTGACTGATCTCATTACTTTGATCTTGACCAACTCGCTTCAAGCTTTCCATCAAAAATCTTTGAGTCATTTGAGTAAAATCAGCCATAGGGTTGCCACTACTTTCCTGAGTGTCATCTTGCTGATGTGACTCTTGTGTAGACACACTTTGAGTACTATTCGGCGCCATCATATTACTAAAACGATCAACTGATTCTTGCCACAGTTTCATGTTTTCTGCAAATAGGTTTGAAGCTTGGCTAGACTTGTTGGCTTGATTAAATAAAGATTTGTTTACCTGATTGACTTGATTCAACTGATCCAAATAGTATTGGCCGAAGCTACTAAAGTCAAAAACACTATTAGTGTTGTCTTGGATATTGTCTTGATTATCTGCTTCGCTTGATGATTTATTGGTTTGCTGATCATCCTTGTCAGAGCGCTTATTATCCATATTGGTATCCATAGTTATATCTGATTTGTCATTCATATTTGGTCTATACAAAGTATAAGCACATTAATAATGCTAACACAATAAAAAAGGTGGGAAAGAACGCTCTAACCCACCCCTTAGGTATTATGTAAGTCTATTAACTACCCAGTTTTTCAACTACATAGTATCTACCAATTGAGTATCAACAAGATTATTTACAAACAGTCAGTCTTATTGATA
The sequence above is a segment of the Psychrobacter fulvigenes genome. Coding sequences within it:
- the phaC gene encoding class I poly(R)-hydroxyalkanoic acid synthase; the protein is MNDKSDITMDTNMDNKRSDKDDQQTNKSSSEADNQDNIQDNTNSVFDFSSFGQYYLDQLNQVNQVNKSLFNQANKSSQASNLFAENMKLWQESVDRFSNMMAPNSTQSVSTQESHQQDDTQESSGNPMADFTQMTQRFLMESLKRVGQDQSNEISQSVMLNLIDGWQHFTTGVTEESPTVLAEQQAKLWKQQFELYQQALMKASGNQTDPVITPERGDRRFTDEDWSNNPMFDYLKQSYLLTVNNIMQTIDDTEGVDEKTRQRLSFFTRQLLNAIAPSNFLWSNPELLRLTMESKGQNLVRGLKQLTEDMENSSQMLSISMTDNDAFELGENIATTPGKVVFRNRIFELIQYTPTTDKVNKRPLLIVPPWINKFYIMDLKEKNSYIRWALEEGHSVFIMSWVNPTPAYKDVGMETYMHEGLLTALDVVKEITGEPDANTIGYCIGGDLLALTLSWLNENDQADRIASATFWATLFDFSDPGEIGVFIDERMINTLEEVEDKQGVLDGRMMGLAFSLLRENSLYWNYYIQNYLKGERPMPFDLLYWNSDATNVTAASHRFILRELYQGNKLIQKGELEFDGIKIDLSKVKTPIYVIATLQDHIAKWKGSYPSTQVLGGDVTFVLGESGHIAGIINPPTGKYGFYTNEDYVADPDEWYANAQKHDKSWWLHWREWIKKHSAGKVDSRQPGIDHKGKDWQVLSDAPGEYVKVRADEALNAASI
- a CDS encoding sigma 54-interacting transcriptional regulator encodes the protein MTEYNENPATLWLIDDDAALRLVLADTFEDAGFTVISFTQAQAAWTQLNDVLQHESATQLPDVILTDIRMPMMDGLSFSEWVQKHFPQLPIVIMTAHSDLTSAISSYQTGAFEYLPKPFDLDDAVATIYKAINYQPDLQTSDKQAETDVIAQAEKDRKLNPKAKPTNSSDHAIEDKNSIKDKTTKSTNNNPNGIIGQSQAMQTVFRAIGRLAHSPITVLITGESGTGKELVASALHQHSPRQQEPFIALNMAAIPHDLIESELFGHEKGAFTGATTRRQGRFEQADGGTLFLDEIGDMPFSTQTRLLRVLANGEFYRVGGQQPIKVDVRIIAATHQNLEHLVQQGKFREDLFYRLNVIRLPLPPLRARREDIPALSIHFMQRAAEQMNTAPKQLHPEALRLMQTFDWRGNVRQLENVCLWLTVMATGDTVLIEDLPPELLANTHHPLQQLSDQQLSLQQQSDQPYDDSYHHDLMQPLESISHSVAALTWQEALAIWATESLQAGATDILQTATPEFERVLLNAALTHSGGKKIAAANLLGWGRNTLTRKLQQLDIDLSNKQSDK
- a CDS encoding DUF3141 domain-containing protein gives rise to the protein MSDIIEENIEHSDKAEVWLSRKNPRHRVTGSIPNLQDMLKHQFYKSESTIDEYSLRNRYKAESSSLILDVTSRHQQQNHQQIQENVQTLSQNTKDITDSFKKAYTPDRLWKEWLSYSTDSSKRLLQTVDVLRERGDVFLEHESAGCPPVLDYDYDVIMDASEFERPCNYVLLRIVPPAGIITNDSKRPYIIIDPRAGHGAGIGGFKHESQVGVALNQGHPVYFVAFKRLPEPTQTIADVTYAEGKFAREVAKRHPDSDAPVIIGNCQGGWAALILAATNADIKGPIILNGAPVSAWSGEVGVNPMRYKAGVNGGTWLSMLSADMNNGVFDGAALVHNFEQMTPYRNYVGKYYDLYKNPQANRQRFLDFERWWGGFFLMNEQEIQWIVENIFIGNRIARNTAQLEKGVNIDLRHIKAPIIAFASHGDDITPPQQALSWILDAYSDEKDVEVCGQRIIYMIHEQVGHLGIFVSSKIANNEHTGIASIMDMIEVLPPGLYEMEIDNYEGSGKEKTFTVDLKRRTFEDLSEAIGANRTDEEAFKAVHRYSMSQTQAYEHNLRPLVKAMSNETSAQFLRTMHPLRLQRSTWSSKNPLAVAASQLNQMITGNIEKNQSESFVPVQANKESYDPSDFYGRVRLPAIESLQQDNLFLQIEKMFMDSTRMTLDFWRDWHGRYTESLFFSIWSMPWFRQYGKAVGSRRLLDKDELQDLPTVDEALAKITKGGFNEAVVRMLILGNIVADNNIDRDQLMRLTEVLTQREPFANILKADLASMIHTQTIIVRFAEDDSIQSLSKLLTTKDKRIEALKLVRYVVGDKLVEQDPAILSIKNRIDDALGLTDADIK
- a CDS encoding two-component system sensor histidine kinase NtrB, whose protein sequence is MTSPTTRHSTPDLAFISQHLYTAILWVDNDLRVTWLNAQAEQLLAISRERLLGQSVLTLLAPEELSNGLTGKLNNKESAALKTDYSESAAVHNEMNSSLKNDKEKTPPNCPLTERFSQAQKFQQPFIDHDHSIKRHPSSGAAVSIDYSVTPVTYQQQAYFIIEMWGKDRQSRISEEQRQQQQYEVARHMLRSVAHEVKNPLAGIRGAAQLLQRQFIKFSDIFTLSNHNPVLTNITEPTSDKTLIKTAEKLRSYTDIIISETDRLTQLVGQLLGSNQLPNWQAVNIHEPLEHVLSLVAHQYPQVTLIRDYDLSLPELDADKDQLIQIFLNLVNNACEAMTDYQQTLKTTNTTAQALNAQPDSHYKPHLHIQTRVAFQHTIGSQQHRQMLQVAITDNGPGIDPALIGQVFFPMVTSRASGTGLGLSIVQDIISRHHGMIEVSSIQLENSSQNRQTHFTLYLPFRQPALNT
- a CDS encoding YidX family protein, which gives rise to MTRGSNNVADNNKARNESGEVKSTKPLISKPFVQSFVVGASMAAMIAVSGCATSSLLESSDRQVSSKTVKQILSEDQIVAFGRPAQPIANMPNSTMVIVGEKNSYVLTQGGTEMVSLLTNLTPKNIQVDNEMSFYSPKNDGYFQGEMKLSYAKLKDEFERSDYQFFLQNGGKECTTASDQRINAQRFCFSVPIKGAIYPQVSNLNLIQAKYKALTKPYTVSFYSESTQKEVSRSGRSGAEKLVLLPFALAFDVVTFPVQVLDSL